In Rutidosis leptorrhynchoides isolate AG116_Rl617_1_P2 unplaced genomic scaffold, CSIRO_AGI_Rlap_v1 contig255, whole genome shotgun sequence, a single genomic region encodes these proteins:
- the LOC139882302 gene encoding putative transcription factor bHLH041: MTERSSSQNSIENSIFLFKLFGRLLPRRRESTPPSHFFYRKNLSSEAVRCICTDNNQSREHKWVACSHVPGLVFRTDVYVELTDLQLQSLAYSPDQHQFYQEARIKKAIFMGCRNGEIELGFANENQANNNMMEIEIRNWFREYFPSQLVSSNISTELIPQPSILTTGSDLLPPSSNSSSSLRSSPMDSPESAPLLFNIPINTNIQQLPSIPSLPLLYERQQPQAVVEPGISPSANIQAFGQQQNMELPRSERENAAIAEALLHVFTSSTCPPNSSSSSSVFSHRFSSGKNPRATSAFRNYSPKTSVLETRDGLSRMSMFERAISYYSRWNAARRQQMLAGRPSTTQLHHMISERRRREKLNESFQALRSLLPPGTKKDKASVLTSTREYLSSLISQIAELRRRNQLLEAEKRVMPEKQVGELGEVGVSSERFSVGLTQISESTSEERILDLQVRVRAHIPNVNLMIGILEFLKQDRNVNLMSMEANTHGATFRVIIEGSEWDKPAFEEAIRRIVADMTQ, translated from the exons CTCTTTAAGCTTTTTGGGCGGTTGCTACCAAGGAGAAGAGAATCTACACCACCAAGCCACTTCTTCTATCGGAAAAACCTTAGCTCGGAGGCTGTTCGATGCATATGTACGGACAATAATCAGTCTAGAGAACACAAA TGGGTGGCATGCAGTCATGTACCAGGATTGGTTTTTAGGACTGATGTTTATGTGGAGCTAACTGATCTTCAACTTCAATCCCTGGCTTATTCTCCTGATCAACATCAGTTCTACCAGGAAGCAAGGATCAAG AAAGCAATCTTCATGGGATGCAGGAATGGAGAGATTGAGCTAGGCTTTGCCAATGAGAACCAA GCTAACAATAATATGATGGAAATCGAAATAAGGAACTGGTTCCGAGAATATTTTCCTTCACAACTAGTTTCTTCTAACATATCAACCGAGCTAATTCCTCAACCTTCAATATTAACTACTGGATCAGATCTTCTTCCTCCTTCATCTAATTCTTCCTCATCTCTAAGATCATCCCCAATGGATAGCCCCGAGTCCGCACCTCTTCTATTCAACATTCCAATTAACACAAATATCCAACAACTACCATCAATCCCTAGTCTTCCATTATTATACGAACGACAGCAACCACAAGCAGTCGTGGAGCCAGGAATTTCACCATCGGCCAATATCCAAGCATTTGGACAACAACAAAACATGGAATTGCCGAGGAGCGAAAGAGAGAATGCTGCAATTGCGGAAGCCTTACTCCACGTGTTCACTTCAAGTACTTGTCCTCCTAATTCCTCTTCATCTTCATCGGTGTTCTCACAtcgttttagttctggaaaaaatCCTAGAGCTACTAGTGCTTTCAGAAATTATTCCCCAAAAACAAGTGTGTTGGAGACAAGAGATGGCTTGTCAAGGATGAGCATGTTTGAGAGGGCAATTTCTTATTACAGTCGATGGAATGCGGCAAGGCGTCAACAAATGCTTGCAGGCCGACCTTCAACCACTCAGTTGCACCATATGATCTCCGAGAGAAGAAGACGTGAAAAACTTAACGAAAGCTTTCAGGCTTTAAGATCATTACTCCCTCCAGGGACCAAG AAAGACAAAGCATCGGTTCTTACAAGCACAAGGGAGTATCTGAGCTCATTGATATCTCAAATAGCCGAGCTAAGAAGAAGAAACCAACTCTTGGAAGCTGAAAAACGCGTAATGCCAGAGAAACAAGTCGGCGAGTTAGGAGAAGTGGGCGTCTCTAGTGAAAGGTTTAGTGTAGGACTCACACAAATCTCCGAATCAACTTCTGAAGAGCGAATACTGGACTTGCAAGTGAGGGTTAGAGCCCATATTCCTAACGTGAACCTGATGATTGGAATACTGGAATTCTTGAAACAGGATAGGAATGTAAACCTAATGTCCATGGAAGCCAACACCCATGGAGCAACCTTCAGAGTTATAATTGAG GGGAGTGAATGGGACAAGCCTGCCTTCGAGGAAGCAATCAGAAGAATTGTGGCTGATATGACTCAGTGA